DNA from Carassius gibelio isolate Cgi1373 ecotype wild population from Czech Republic chromosome B8, carGib1.2-hapl.c, whole genome shotgun sequence:
AAATTATTCTGAAATACTCTGAACTCCTAAAGAAATGAAAGTGGCAAATTGGAAATGAAACAAAAAGTCATCCTCACGAAGCAAGAAAAAGTTCAGTAGAGTTAACACTTCTCTTTTATGGAGGACCAAGCCTgcagaaattaaaattaaatatagaaataaatgaaaCTAACCAGATCAGACACTTTTCTACCAAAGATGCAGAAAGGACCAGTTCCCTCATTTCCATCTTGCATACAGAAaagcaaaagtaaataaatgtataaataaacaaatacatggaAAAATGCAGTATAAAACAATTACATAATTTCTATCTATTTTTCCCATTCTTTCTTTCTGTAAGGTTttcaaaatatagatttaaatgtgtgttttcaaGGCTGATCAGTAGAatgatgtttgttttgtttattgatcAGGGCACAATGCAGACGACGTTGCAGAGACGGTCCTGATGAATGTCCTGCGTGGAGACATCGCTCGTCTCTGCCGCTGCACCTCCATCAGCACGGCCAGCGACGGAGAGGGTGCCATCCCACGCTGCAAGCCCCTCAAATACGCCTACGAGAAAGAGATCGTCCTCTACGCCTATTTCAAGAAGCTGGATTACTTCTCCACAGAGTGCATCTACTCGCCAAACGCCTACCGGGGACACGCTCGCGCCTTCCTCAAAGACCTGGAGTCCATCCGGCCCAGCTCCATCATAGACGTCATCCACTCCGGCGAGACGCTCTCCGTGAAGGATGGGGTGAAGATGCCGGTGCAGGGAACGTGCTCACGCTGCGGCTACATCTCCAGTCAGGCCCTGTGTAAGTCCTGTGTTCTGCTGGAGGGCCTGAATCGAGGTTTACCCAAACTGGGCATCGGGAAACATCACCGACTGCACGGCAAAATTCTGGCTCAGGAGCCTTTGACCGAACAGGAGGAGAAGAAACTGAAGCCTGTGGACTTCTGACACAAAATCAGGAGTAGATTGTAAAAACTGGACATTTCAGTTATGTGTCCCCTGTGTTTTTAAGATGCTTTGGGATGAATGTTCTTAATGTGAgatgattttgtttattttattcaaagtcTTGCATTTGTTTTATCAACCACAGGAAACTGAATCTCACGTCTTTTGTTCATGTGTATGCTGAAAAAGGGACTTTGAAAACTGCCATTAAAAACCACAGATCTTGTTTTAAAGACGGACACATACTTTTTCTAAATTATCAGGAGAAACTTACAAATGatctttatgatttttttttttatttaaacaatattcatAACAATAAAGTTACTCATCATTTCACCATTCTGTTTTCCTGTTTTTGGATCATTACTGTAATTCAtgtctcatttattaaaaaataaattcattattgtattcttttttcgtaattatttttttcaaagggaaattatttctttatgaaaatgaaataaataaaaacttagtTCTACAGTTTGTTCTAAAACAgactatttttgggtgaaatattaaaCTTAACCAGCTTTATTCcagtcaatatatatattttttcataaatgaaTTAAACTGAATACATTTAGGTGCACCCTAATTTATAAGAATAAGATCTAATCTGCTTTTTAATTACATGTCTGCGAGGGAACAAACAAATAGTGAATTTTAAATTGACAAGGATAGTTTGAAAGACTTGTAAGTAGAGACACAAAGACATATTGAtaataacatacaaaataaaagacttatGTTGATGAAGGTCATTCTGTTACATTTGAAATGTTGACAGATTTTCAAACTTTAACCCTTTTTTCAAAGTATATAGTTTATCAAAAACAGTACACCTacagttattatttataaaagtttcATTGAAGCATTCTGTTATTACTATCATAAACAAATATGACTAAATTTTATGGTATGGCTAGAAAGTCCCAAGTGGGCCGTTATCCATCGAGCCACGACTCTTTATTTAAGGCCGTTTCTCTCTTCGGCCGCCAGGGTCGCTGCAGTGAACGAGTTCCTCTGTTCTGTGATGTTTAGGGGGTCCAGTCCGGTCCAGCCACACAGACCTGCGTCTAGAAGAGCAGGAAAAACTTCAGCAGAGACTTGTCTTCTGATAACGAGCTCTACACATTGTTCTCCAGACTCGGATCAGGAGCGGAGCACTTCTGGAAGCGCGTGAACATGGACGATCTAGGTAAAGACACCCATATTCCCACATGTTGTTTGCAGAGAGACACACCAAACATAGCGGAAAAAATAAGAGGGAGAGAGGCTAACTACAGTAGCCAGTGAGCTAACTAACGCACAGGGTCAGAGATACAAAGTAACAGTTCTACTGAACGCGACGTCACAGAGATACAATGTAACTCTTAACGTTCCATTCTGCTGAGCGCGTCATGAGTTGCTGTTACAGTTCATTATTTGACTATCATCGATCAAACCGAGGCTGATTGATAGGCTGTGTTGGGCTGAACGTAGTTTTTGCCCTTTGGGAAGCATCTTTAATCCACAAATGTTGTTGATCTCTTTAAAGTGGATCTGCTTGTTCGGAATCTTTCTGCTGTAGCACATTGTTTGTTATtaagtttgcatttctttcctttATACATTCAGTCAGAGCCAGTTAAAGTAGGTTGTACCAagacaagagaaaaaaaactaatagaaTCACACATTTGATCAAAGAAAAAATGTGAACATTAAATAAAGAGCCTACCGCAACGATATGTGGTGTATCAACAGTTGAAATGGCAAATTTGACAGCTATTTTTGCTTAACTGGATGATGTGAAAATGAGTGACTGATTGATAATAGCTGGGAGATGAGatacagttttatatttattgattttgtgAACTGCTGGTCAGATAATGAATCACTGAACTCCATGGGTGTGTCCTCTTGGGACTCCACCCATAACATCCCTGTGACCCCTCTGTGACCTCGAGCAAAATAGATTGTTGTATTAGTATTAGCCACATTACCACATAATACAATACTGTAGAGTCTGATTTGATGCATAAACTTGtagccaaaaatgacaatttactTAAAACGTATTTACCCCTTAGGcaatcaagatgtagatgagtttgtttcttcatcaaatttgaagaaatgtagcattgtatcacttgctcatcaatggatgctctgcaatgaatgggtgccgtcagaatgagagtccaaacagctgataaaaacatcacaataatccacaagtaatccacagcattgatttttttcttataatcAGACAGCTTTTTCAGTCATTTATTAATAGACTGGAGTCATGTTgaggtgaactgtttctttaataaACCATCTatgataagcttttttttttgctggcactTTTATGACACGGCTCTTATTCTATATTGGTAAATTGCAGCGTTCGGCGGTCAGATATTTCTAAATAATGATCATTGTGCTGGACAGCACTGTATAACAGGTCAGTGTTTCTTACATAACGTTCAGTCTCTCTGCCGTCTCTACAGAgtcagataataaaataatttgatctCGGATCAGCATTTGCTCAGACAGCAAGGTaataggtttgattcccagggaacgtTTGAACTTATGAACTGCATAGCTTGAATGCAGTGTAAATCGCCTGGATAAAAGCCTTCGCTAAATGCGTAAATGTAAATCTATATTCATTTTGGAAGTTGTCCTGTGATGAGTGGATGATGTACAGTTAGCTGGTCATTATCACTAGATTGTTCTGCAGTAATGCCTTGCTGATTATCTGGTGTCTGAAGAAGGAATAATATCTGCTGGTTGTGTTTCGATGCGTGTTGTTTTGACCGAACAGCTTCCGGCGACTGGAGAGAGAGGTCAGCTCGTTTTGTCCAGAGCTATCGGTGTGATGAGTTTGCATCACACGGGGAAGTCCAGCGTCTCTGTTCGGAGTGGGGAAGGGAACTGACTCACTCCAGGGTCAAAGGGCAAATGAGAGGAGTTTTTCCAGCCAGCTGCTCACAGTGGAATGTGTGTTTGGGATTAAGAATTAGCCTCCTGATGAGGCCAGATGAGCTCAAGTGTATTTGGACACACAAGTAGAGCCCAAACAAATCCATtcgtttacattttaattgttctGGATTCAATTTGAATGCTTTTTATTAAGTtttcaaccaatcaaaaggtctttataaaaacttaaacattgtaaTAATCTGTTCATGCTAACAATAATAGGGCCTTATGAAATGTGTTTTACTGTTTCAGAAATTAGTTTTTCTGGATTCTCTGATTTACGATTTatcacacacatttattaataaatatatgataatacaattcaaataaatgtgtaagtttaacttttttttttttgaagtgttttggATTCTGGTtagttataataattaaaaaggatGCCTCATTAAttagatttaataaaatgttaacaatttaataattttactatTTGAGCAACAATTAAGGCCACATGAAATATTTTGTCAGTGTAATCGGTTTTAATCTTTTTATAGAATCTAAGTTTTATATGTTTCATACAAATTTATTAGGACCATTTTAATGGCTTTATGGCCTTTTAAAATggcttaatgttaatgttttaaagtgcaatcaaataaaacatcaacagttaattttattttattttttatttacaattaaattaaagcatTGAAAAAAATGGGActactattgttgttgttatttttttactttttaataataaaatatttctgttatAGTTTCTACAAGTTTATccaaagtgttattttagtaggtTATAGTGAAGACCGTAGATTTTTCTCTTTGTATCTAATGATAATTTTCTGAAGTTAAACGGTAAAATCCTGTTAAAGTGACCTTCAGAGCGGCTGTAGAGATGAAGTTCTCATATGAGCAAGCAGATTCTGAAAACATCACTAGTGTTTCAGAATTCGAATGCAttcacatttttcatatttaaatagtatttttcttgctttaatattcacagacactagtccattacctgttttgattttgtgtacagccttaatttaaatgtattcatctaaATTTTGCCAAATTCACTGACATGCTGTGTTAGACTGTAAATTCCATCACTGTGGCTCGATTCTGTGTTTTCCGTATTACATTTGCGTGtaagtatattaaaaaatgaaaaagccaTCTAAAGTGATTCCTAACGTCCGACCCCAGCACGGCTCCCCAGAGCATGAGTGGAATTCATATAAAGCTCTGTTTTCTCCCCTGTGGTGCTCCAGAGATGCAGAACTGGGtttacgctcacacacacacacacacactgttaaagAGGCTGTTGCGGTCATAACACACAGGTGCACAATGAGCGTGTTGTTCGAGCGAATGCTGTTTCTCATCTGGGCCTCAATGCACGAGTCGTCAAGGTTGTAGTTTGTGGGGAATCACAGAACAATGCTGATTTGTCTTTGCCCCGCTCAACCACAGCCTGCTGAATCACTAATGCTTGATCAGATGCGTTTTCTAGTTACAACTTAACAGCCGTCTGAtttattaaagaaatgtaaaacaGTCTAATGCAGTTATATAGGTATTTCTGCACTAACCGACCCCGATCATCGTATGCATCTCCCtacattttatcagctgtttgatttCTGTGGCGTCAAAATCTCGTAATCATGTATATTAGCTATCAAATGTAATAAACGGGTTCCTTTGGCTCAGtagtagagcattgtgttagcagcgcaaaaggttgtgggttcagttcccagggatCACACATGCtggtaaaacaaaataatgaataaaatgtatagcctgaatgcaatttGGATAAATTTAGATGTAAATCAAATGTGGAAAGGAGAGATTTCTT
Protein-coding regions in this window:
- the LOC127963028 gene encoding cytoplasmic tRNA 2-thiolation protein 1-like codes for the protein MPVQCSNCVQRRAVLKRPKTGHSLCKDCFFWAFEEEIHQTIVSARLFNRGETVAIGASGGKDSTVLAHVMKVLNERYDYGLNLLLLSVDEGITGYRDDSLETVKRNQQQYELPLKIVSYEELYGWTMDAIVKQVGLKNNCTFCGVFRRQALDRGAMMLKVDKICTGHNADDVAETVLMNVLRGDIARLCRCTSISTASDGEGAIPRCKPLKYAYEKEIVLYAYFKKLDYFSTECIYSPNAYRGHARAFLKDLESIRPSSIIDVIHSGETLSVKDGVKMPVQGTCSRCGYISSQALCKSCVLLEGLNRGLPKLGIGKHHRLHGKILAQEPLTEQEEKKLKPVDF